A genomic region of Xanthomonas campestris pv. phormiicola contains the following coding sequences:
- a CDS encoding TonB-dependent receptor, protein MLALALAAATGAHAATAPAAATAPSSEPTQLDTITVSGQQLSIRQAIGAKREAEVISDGVSADDVGSIPDFGLGEALQRVPGVSMVINNGRGEAQFMSLRGLNPDYNAVLIDGVALPSTETSRRIQSLDVIPASLAQQVDIVKSFRADMDANAIGGVASLHTRSAFDKPGPFAAVRTNLADWENQRYLHDSGPSGQVQGTLSNIFGADGHFGVVLSADYFRRDSSSLDTAIDSYSYYRNGVRQTLSPALDTNGMALAPDRFRPLTYDNIRQRRSVFGKLQYDDADALSLNLSAGRFEHSNNEQRRAQFINRSGNATVTSADTGRYAQGNAQVDADKYEQTRELRYAQFDGRYISNPTGHLDFLVNRARGSYRQDTREDVFTSAASSQLGFGYTVRAEARPLLTLNNPAYYGNAANYLQSYFFTRVENSSTDTTTLKLDYSQNADAGSLGWGLRTGLQYRNLDQRYNLDELRYNPIGKVSLADVGSDATRVCPYADFSCMLLIDPAKVAAYFAANPNRYALASSNLRNSTLSDFSIAERGGAAYLMGTWHGSATQAAFGLRNETLQRSVVSSVPQPLNSTSNYVGQQTDSSEHYLLPSADVGWDLAPTLKLRLAGSRTLGQPTYADLGQNSTPTVSTTAFTLSRSIGNPQLRPRRSDNLDLSLEWYPDRDAQLSLGLFQKRIRDEIVRLTATDTQTNPGGLTGTYQVTTTEAVNASDARVRGVEFTAIDTHFDFLPQALAHFGGMFNVTVLDARTGDLQMADGSLRSLPALMESPKRTANASLLYDLGPFSARLSGNYTDRQLIAFATDNPVNDRYYDAITTYDLQLAYRIGEHLRVTVQGKNLSDAKLSRMIGVDQALLREQLDNGRAYYVGVDYAF, encoded by the coding sequence ATGCTGGCGCTCGCGCTGGCCGCCGCGACCGGCGCCCATGCCGCGACCGCTCCTGCAGCCGCTACAGCACCGTCCAGCGAGCCGACCCAACTGGACACCATCACCGTCAGCGGCCAGCAGCTGTCGATCCGCCAGGCGATCGGCGCCAAGCGCGAAGCGGAGGTGATCTCCGACGGCGTCTCCGCCGACGACGTCGGCTCGATCCCCGACTTCGGCCTGGGCGAAGCACTGCAGCGCGTGCCCGGCGTGTCGATGGTGATCAACAACGGCCGCGGCGAAGCGCAGTTCATGAGCCTGCGCGGACTCAACCCCGACTACAACGCAGTGCTGATCGACGGCGTCGCCCTGCCCTCGACCGAGACCAGCCGCCGTATCCAGTCGCTGGACGTGATCCCGGCCTCGCTGGCGCAGCAGGTCGACATCGTCAAGTCGTTCCGCGCCGACATGGACGCCAACGCGATCGGCGGTGTGGCGTCGCTGCATACGCGCAGCGCCTTCGACAAGCCCGGCCCGTTCGCCGCGGTGCGCACCAACCTGGCCGACTGGGAAAACCAGCGCTACCTGCACGACTCCGGCCCGTCCGGGCAGGTGCAGGGCACGCTGAGCAACATCTTCGGCGCCGATGGCCACTTCGGCGTCGTGCTGTCGGCCGACTATTTCCGCCGCGACTCCTCGTCGCTGGACACCGCGATCGACAGCTACAGCTACTACCGCAACGGCGTGCGCCAGACCCTGAGCCCGGCCCTGGACACCAACGGCATGGCGCTGGCGCCGGACCGCTTCCGTCCGCTGACCTACGACAACATCCGCCAGCGCCGCAGCGTGTTCGGCAAACTGCAGTACGACGACGCCGACGCGCTGTCGCTGAACCTCAGCGCCGGGCGCTTCGAGCACAGCAACAACGAGCAGCGCCGCGCGCAGTTCATCAACCGCAGCGGCAATGCGACCGTCACCTCGGCCGACACCGGCCGCTATGCGCAGGGCAACGCGCAGGTGGATGCCGACAAGTACGAGCAGACCCGCGAGTTGCGCTACGCGCAGTTCGACGGCCGCTACATCAGCAACCCGACCGGGCACCTGGACTTCCTGGTCAACCGCGCGCGCGGCAGCTACCGCCAGGACACGCGCGAGGACGTGTTCACCAGCGCCGCCTCGTCGCAGCTGGGCTTCGGCTACACGGTCCGCGCCGAGGCGCGCCCGCTGCTGACGCTGAACAATCCCGCTTACTACGGCAATGCCGCCAACTACCTGCAGTCGTATTTCTTCACCCGAGTGGAGAACAGCAGCACCGACACCACCACGCTGAAGCTGGACTACAGCCAGAACGCCGACGCCGGCTCGCTCGGCTGGGGCCTGCGCACCGGCCTGCAGTACCGCAACCTGGACCAGCGCTACAACCTGGACGAACTGCGCTACAACCCGATCGGCAAGGTCAGCCTGGCCGATGTCGGCAGCGATGCCACGCGCGTGTGCCCGTACGCCGACTTCAGCTGCATGCTGCTGATCGACCCGGCCAAGGTCGCCGCCTATTTCGCCGCCAATCCGAACCGTTATGCGCTTGCCTCCAGCAACCTGCGCAACAGCACGCTCAGCGACTTCTCCATCGCCGAGCGCGGCGGCGCCGCCTACCTGATGGGCACCTGGCACGGCAGCGCCACCCAGGCCGCGTTCGGCCTGCGCAACGAGACCCTGCAGCGCTCGGTGGTCAGTTCCGTGCCGCAGCCGCTGAACAGCACCAGCAACTATGTCGGCCAGCAGACCGACAGCAGCGAGCACTACCTGCTGCCGTCGGCGGACGTCGGCTGGGACCTCGCACCGACGCTGAAGCTGCGCCTGGCCGGCAGCCGCACGCTCGGCCAGCCGACCTATGCCGACCTGGGCCAGAACAGCACGCCCACGGTCAGCACCACCGCGTTCACCCTCTCGCGCAGCATCGGCAATCCGCAGCTGCGTCCGCGTCGGTCCGACAATCTCGACCTGTCGCTGGAGTGGTATCCGGACCGCGACGCGCAGCTGTCGCTGGGCCTGTTCCAGAAGCGCATCCGCGACGAGATCGTGCGCCTGACCGCGACCGACACCCAGACCAATCCGGGCGGACTGACCGGCACCTACCAGGTCACCACCACCGAGGCGGTCAACGCCAGCGACGCGCGCGTGCGCGGCGTGGAGTTCACCGCGATCGACACCCACTTCGACTTCCTGCCCCAGGCGCTGGCGCACTTCGGCGGCATGTTCAACGTCACCGTGCTCGACGCGCGCACCGGCGACCTGCAGATGGCCGACGGCAGCCTGCGCTCGCTGCCGGCGCTGATGGAATCGCCCAAGCGCACCGCCAACGCCTCGCTGCTGTACGACCTGGGACCGTTCAGCGCGCGCCTGAGCGGCAACTACACCGACAGGCAGCTGATCGCCTTCGCCACCGACAATCCGGTGAACGACCGCTACTACGACGCGATCACCACCTACGACCTGCAACTGGCCTACCGCATCGGCGAGCACCTGCGCGTCACCGTGCAGGGCAAGAACCTCAGCGACGCCAAGCTCTCGCGCATGATCGGCGTGGACCAGGCGCTGCTGCGCGAGCAACTGGACAACGGCCGCGCCTATTACGTCGGGGTGGACTATGCGTTCTGA
- a CDS encoding ROK family transcriptional regulator — MLDSLRLFGTVTRADLSRITGLTVQSAVRLIDGLAERGLVQIGASLAHGGRGKPGAAIALNPAHGHTVGYSIATDALSLALLDFGGQVRATAEHPLRSTEPAALLAQLREADAALLAAAGSGLGPRLGAGVAMTGFFVDGAERMNPPDPLRALGELSIGDWLAEALGLPVWVDNDGSVAAVGESLLGVGRQYRDFAYLYFSYGLGGGVVIDGACLRGAHGNAGEFAGMLPGQCLERGTLELLRQMLIEDGVMMADVSALVAAYDPAWPTIERWIARAVPGLSLIVSAITATFDPQAVVFGGRLPRDLALRLIPQLRIDNQPRRGQARPLPVLLPAAAMADASAVGAATLPLKACYFR; from the coding sequence ATGCTCGACAGCCTGCGGTTGTTCGGCACCGTTACCCGCGCCGACCTCAGCCGCATCACCGGGCTGACCGTGCAATCGGCGGTGCGCCTGATCGATGGCCTGGCCGAACGCGGGCTGGTGCAGATCGGGGCCTCGCTCGCGCACGGCGGCCGCGGCAAGCCGGGCGCGGCGATCGCGCTCAATCCCGCGCATGGCCATACCGTCGGCTACTCGATCGCCACCGACGCGCTGTCGCTGGCGCTGCTTGACTTCGGCGGCCAGGTCCGCGCCACCGCCGAGCATCCGCTGCGTTCGACCGAGCCGGCGGCCTTGCTGGCGCAGTTGCGCGAGGCCGATGCGGCGCTGCTGGCCGCGGCCGGCAGCGGGCTCGGGCCGCGGCTGGGCGCCGGCGTGGCGATGACCGGTTTCTTCGTCGATGGCGCCGAGCGCATGAATCCGCCCGATCCGCTGCGCGCGCTGGGCGAGCTGTCGATCGGCGACTGGCTGGCCGAGGCGCTGGGCCTGCCGGTGTGGGTGGACAACGACGGCAGCGTGGCCGCGGTCGGCGAAAGCCTGCTCGGGGTCGGCCGCCAGTACCGCGATTTCGCCTACCTGTATTTCAGCTACGGTCTCGGCGGCGGCGTGGTGATCGACGGCGCCTGCCTGCGCGGCGCGCACGGCAATGCCGGCGAGTTCGCCGGCATGCTGCCGGGGCAGTGCCTGGAGCGCGGCACGCTGGAGCTGCTGCGGCAGATGCTGATCGAGGACGGGGTGATGATGGCCGACGTCAGCGCGCTGGTGGCCGCCTACGATCCGGCCTGGCCGACCATCGAGCGCTGGATCGCGCGCGCGGTGCCGGGCCTGTCGCTGATCGTCTCGGCGATCACCGCCACCTTCGACCCGCAGGCGGTGGTGTTCGGTGGGCGCCTGCCGCGCGACCTGGCGCTGCGGCTGATCCCGCAGCTGCGCATCGACAACCAGCCGCGCCGCGGCCAGGCGCGGCCGCTGCCGGTGCTGCTGCCGGCGGCGGCGATGGCCGACGCCAGCGCGGTCGGCGCGGCCACGCTGCCGTTGAAGGCCTGCTATTTCCGTTGA
- a CDS encoding VOC family protein, with protein MKYLHTMIRVHDLEKTSKFFTEGLGLSETRRIDNEAGKFTLVYFGAPQNPQAEVELTYNWGSDEDYGSARNFGHLAFEVDDIYALCAHLQAQGIVINRPPRDGRMAFVRSPDLISIELLQKGEALAPTEPWASMPNTGVW; from the coding sequence ATGAAATACCTGCACACCATGATCCGCGTCCATGACCTGGAGAAGACCAGCAAGTTCTTCACCGAGGGCCTGGGCCTGAGCGAGACCCGCCGCATCGACAACGAAGCCGGCAAGTTCACCCTGGTGTATTTCGGCGCGCCGCAGAACCCGCAGGCCGAAGTCGAGCTGACCTACAACTGGGGGTCGGACGAGGACTACGGCAGCGCACGCAACTTCGGCCACCTGGCGTTCGAGGTCGACGACATCTATGCGCTGTGCGCGCACCTGCAGGCGCAGGGCATCGTCATCAACCGCCCGCCGCGCGACGGGCGCATGGCTTTCGTGCGCAGTCCGGACCTGATCTCGATCGAGTTGCTGCAGAAGGGCGAGGCGCTGGCCCCGACCGAGCCGTGGGCGTCGATGCCGAACACCGGCGTGTGGTGA
- a CDS encoding glycosyltransferase, which yields MPSSSHAARQAAPTVSIVICTLNEHEAIGPVLRELAAHLQHIDYEAIVVDDSDDERTAQAVALHAAADPAVRLLRRRGGRGLASAAIAGWDSARGRCLAIMDGDGQHDPALIARMLRRMDEDEAEVVVASRYLDAGDSGLGRRRHALSRVGVRLSQALLGLGVADPMSGCFLMRRSWYRQVRPQLSGVGFKILVDVLASARRRPYTVQVPTQLRRRRGGASKLDARVVAELAALLLEKRTRGWLPAQMSLFFAVGLSGMGVHVLLLGALLRLGMAFWLAQLLAICTAMGWNFLCNNLLTFRDRRLSGMRLLRGMATFYAACFGGAILSELIGSGLHALQVPWWGAGVAGALAAGGWNYYATTRTAWPRGQAAAGAAPSPLALKE from the coding sequence ATGCCCTCGTCTTCCCATGCTGCGCGACAGGCCGCGCCGACGGTCTCCATCGTCATCTGCACCTTGAACGAACACGAGGCGATCGGTCCGGTGCTGCGCGAACTTGCCGCGCACCTGCAGCACATCGACTACGAAGCGATCGTGGTCGACGACTCGGACGACGAGCGCACCGCGCAGGCGGTCGCCCTGCACGCGGCCGCCGATCCGGCGGTGCGCCTGCTGCGCCGGCGCGGCGGCCGCGGCCTGGCCTCGGCGGCGATCGCCGGTTGGGACAGTGCGCGTGGCCGCTGTCTGGCGATCATGGACGGCGACGGCCAGCACGATCCGGCGCTGATCGCGCGCATGCTGCGGCGCATGGACGAGGACGAGGCAGAGGTGGTGGTCGCCAGCCGCTACCTGGATGCAGGCGATTCGGGGCTGGGTCGCCGCCGGCATGCGCTCAGCCGCGTCGGCGTACGCCTGAGCCAGGCGCTGCTGGGGCTGGGCGTGGCCGATCCGATGAGCGGTTGCTTCCTGATGCGCCGGTCCTGGTATCGGCAGGTGCGGCCGCAGTTGTCCGGCGTCGGCTTCAAGATCCTGGTCGATGTGCTGGCCTCGGCCCGGCGCCGCCCCTACACGGTGCAGGTGCCGACGCAGTTGCGCCGCCGCCGCGGCGGCGCTTCCAAGCTCGACGCGCGGGTGGTCGCCGAACTGGCCGCACTGCTGCTGGAAAAGCGCACGCGCGGCTGGCTGCCGGCGCAGATGAGCCTGTTCTTCGCGGTCGGGCTCAGTGGCATGGGCGTGCATGTGCTTTTGTTGGGTGCGCTGCTGAGGCTGGGCATGGCGTTCTGGTTGGCGCAGTTGCTGGCGATCTGCACGGCGATGGGCTGGAATTTTCTGTGCAACAACCTGCTGACCTTCCGCGACCGGCGCCTGAGCGGCATGCGCCTGCTGCGCGGCATGGCGACGTTCTATGCGGCCTGTTTCGGCGGCGCGATCCTCAGCGAGCTGATCGGTAGCGGTCTGCATGCGTTGCAGGTGCCATGGTGGGGGGCGGGCGTTGCCGGTGCCCTGGCCGCAGGCGGATGGAACTACTACGCCACAACGCGCACCGCGTGGCCCCGCGGGCAGGCCGCGGCTGGCGCTGCGCCGTCGCCGCTGGCGCTGAAGGAGTGA
- a CDS encoding glycosyltransferase family 39 protein gives MSRLRTVSGAAARWPALAFAAIAACACVFAFVGLDASDYWIDELYTVHVMGHGQGLAELWRRALTDTHPPLYYLLLYAWSQLAGNGEAALRLPSAVAAVLALGVFGLGLRRVFSPAALAFALAAGAVSVFWFEQSQNARSYALCLLLSAGLLVTAVALRRRAQAGNAFPFAHWAALSLLGLCASLTHSYLLLCVGMLLLFLVATLRELRLRAALAASALAILAVNVGFVLLLLHSTQQDVHQLWFRNDARFFYLQVLSASRDLLSGGSMLAVLALLGGWLWRRLRALPHDPVWDRAQADWTAALCGCVLLGMVLSGIVVSVVIAPSFSGRNLLTAAPFAWALLACLYDAAGPSACSRGGRVAAALLIVLVGAQLWLLRGRPLQRNEAWRGSAQVVQRLPGCSGVELPVVLPYKFGPSSAPYRALAEQDFFGHYLTGHRLRAYTPDELAGRAAADGLAARLATRAQAVAGGGCALLAWGVHDLNAATALQLAQDLARLPGVAPNRVVLQPVLRWRRHGLGWHRLADGFVFLAAPPRTGQAPADPGVPAAVARLPALGTRLVLSADGAACAPDCAAAPGHGGRP, from the coding sequence GTGAGCCGGTTGCGCACCGTGAGCGGCGCGGCGGCGCGCTGGCCGGCGCTGGCCTTCGCCGCGATCGCGGCCTGCGCCTGCGTGTTCGCCTTCGTCGGACTGGACGCCAGCGACTACTGGATCGACGAGCTGTACACCGTGCACGTGATGGGCCATGGCCAGGGTCTGGCGGAACTGTGGCGGCGCGCGCTCACCGATACCCATCCGCCGCTGTACTACTTGCTGCTGTATGCATGGAGCCAACTGGCGGGCAACGGCGAGGCCGCGCTGCGCCTGCCCAGCGCGGTGGCCGCGGTGCTGGCGCTGGGCGTGTTCGGACTCGGCTTGCGCCGGGTGTTTTCGCCGGCGGCGCTGGCGTTCGCCCTGGCCGCGGGCGCGGTGTCGGTGTTCTGGTTCGAGCAGAGCCAGAACGCGCGCAGCTACGCGCTGTGCCTGCTGCTGTCCGCTGGCCTGCTTGTCACTGCGGTCGCATTGCGGCGGCGCGCGCAGGCCGGTAACGCGTTCCCGTTCGCGCACTGGGCCGCGCTCAGCCTGCTGGGTCTGTGCGCCAGCCTCACCCATTCCTACCTGCTGCTGTGCGTGGGCATGCTGTTGCTGTTCCTGGTCGCGACGCTGCGCGAGCTGCGCCTGCGCGCGGCGCTGGCGGCGTCGGCGCTGGCGATCCTGGCGGTCAATGTCGGCTTCGTGCTGCTGTTGCTGCATTCCACCCAGCAGGACGTGCACCAATTGTGGTTCCGCAACGACGCCCGGTTCTTCTATCTGCAGGTGCTCAGCGCCAGTCGCGACCTGCTGTCCGGGGGCAGCATGCTGGCGGTGCTCGCCTTGCTCGGCGGTTGGTTGTGGCGGCGGTTGCGCGCGCTGCCGCACGATCCGGTGTGGGACCGTGCGCAGGCGGACTGGACCGCGGCGTTGTGCGGCTGCGTGCTGCTCGGCATGGTGCTGAGCGGGATCGTGGTGAGCGTCGTCATCGCGCCGTCGTTCTCCGGCCGCAACCTGCTCACCGCCGCGCCGTTCGCCTGGGCCTTGCTGGCTTGCCTGTACGACGCGGCGGGGCCGAGCGCGTGCAGCCGTGGCGGGCGCGTTGCCGCGGCTCTGCTGATCGTGCTGGTGGGCGCGCAGTTGTGGTTGCTGCGCGGCCGGCCGCTGCAGCGCAACGAGGCCTGGCGCGGGTCGGCGCAGGTTGTGCAGCGTTTGCCCGGCTGCAGCGGCGTCGAGCTGCCGGTGGTGCTGCCGTACAAGTTCGGTCCCTCCAGCGCGCCGTACCGGGCGCTGGCCGAACAGGACTTCTTCGGCCATTACCTGACAGGCCATCGCCTGCGCGCCTATACCCCTGACGAACTCGCCGGGCGTGCTGCCGCGGACGGGCTCGCCGCGCGGCTGGCGACGCGCGCGCAGGCGGTCGCCGGCGGCGGCTGCGCGCTGCTGGCCTGGGGCGTGCACGACCTCAATGCGGCCACGGCACTGCAATTGGCGCAGGACCTGGCGCGGCTGCCGGGCGTGGCCCCGAACCGGGTCGTGCTGCAGCCGGTGCTGCGCTGGCGTCGGCACGGGCTGGGCTGGCATCGGCTCGCCGACGGCTTCGTATTCCTGGCTGCGCCGCCGCGCACCGGCCAGGCGCCGGCCGATCCGGGCGTTCCTGCGGCGGTGGCGCGGCTGCCGGCGCTGGGCACGCGCTTGGTGCTGAGCGCGGACGGCGCGGCCTGCGCGCCCGACTGCGCCGCAGCACCCGGCCACGGCGGCAGGCCGTAG
- a CDS encoding acetylornithine transaminase yields MTASSAADLIALGQHYYLPIYRPRQLVLERGQGARVWDSEGRDYIDLSAGIAVCGLGHNDPDLAAALLEQAGKLWHTSNVFYSEPPLRLAEELVAASRFARKVFLCNSGSEANEAAIKLVRKWAASQGRAPDRRVIVTFRGSFHGRTLAAVTATAQPKYQEGYEPLPGGFRYVDFNDIVQLETAMAAGDVAAVMLEPVQGEGGVMPAAAGFLAQVRALCDHHGALLLLDEIQCGMGRTGTLFAHWQDEVTPDIVTLAKALGGGFPIGALLAGPKVAETMQFGAHGSTFGGNPLAAAVARVALRKLASAPIAANVSRQAAALRQGLAALNDEFKLFAQVRGRGLMLGAALNQAHAGQAGAILDHAAAHGLLTLQAGPDVLRFVPSLNITDQEMAEGLKRLRAALREYAGKR; encoded by the coding sequence ATGACCGCTTCCTCCGCCGCGGATCTGATCGCCCTCGGCCAGCACTACTACCTGCCGATCTACCGCCCGCGCCAGCTGGTGCTGGAGCGCGGCCAGGGCGCCAGGGTGTGGGACAGCGAAGGCCGCGACTACATCGACCTGTCCGCCGGCATCGCCGTGTGCGGACTCGGCCACAACGATCCGGATCTGGCGGCGGCGCTGCTCGAGCAGGCCGGCAAGCTCTGGCACACCAGCAACGTGTTCTACAGCGAGCCGCCGCTGCGCCTGGCCGAGGAGCTGGTCGCCGCCTCGCGCTTCGCGCGCAAGGTGTTCCTGTGCAACTCCGGCAGCGAGGCCAACGAGGCGGCGATCAAGCTGGTGCGCAAGTGGGCCGCCAGCCAGGGCCGCGCGCCGGACCGGCGGGTCATCGTCACCTTCCGCGGCAGCTTCCACGGCCGCACCCTGGCCGCGGTCACCGCCACCGCGCAGCCGAAGTACCAGGAAGGCTACGAGCCGTTGCCCGGCGGCTTCCGCTACGTGGATTTCAACGACATCGTGCAGCTGGAGACGGCGATGGCCGCCGGCGACGTGGCCGCGGTGATGCTCGAGCCGGTGCAGGGCGAGGGCGGGGTGATGCCGGCCGCGGCGGGTTTCCTGGCGCAGGTGCGCGCGCTGTGCGACCACCATGGCGCGTTGCTGCTGCTGGACGAGATCCAGTGCGGCATGGGCCGTACCGGCACCCTGTTCGCGCATTGGCAGGACGAGGTGACGCCGGACATCGTGACCCTGGCCAAGGCATTGGGCGGCGGCTTCCCGATCGGCGCGCTGCTGGCCGGGCCGAAGGTGGCCGAGACGATGCAGTTCGGCGCGCACGGCAGCACCTTCGGCGGCAATCCGCTGGCCGCGGCGGTGGCGCGGGTGGCGCTGCGCAAGCTGGCGTCGGCGCCGATCGCGGCGAACGTGTCGCGGCAGGCGGCGGCGCTGCGGCAGGGCCTGGCGGCGCTCAACGACGAATTCAAGCTGTTTGCGCAGGTGCGCGGGCGTGGCTTGATGCTGGGCGCGGCGCTGAACCAGGCGCATGCGGGACAGGCCGGAGCGATTCTCGACCACGCCGCGGCGCACGGCCTGTTGACGCTGCAGGCGGGGCCGGATGTGTTGCGCTTCGTGCCTTCGTTGAACATCACCGATCAGGAGATGGCGGAGGGGCTGAAGCGGTTGCGGGCGGCGCTGCGGGAGTATGCCGGCAAGCGTTGA
- a CDS encoding HAD-IA family hydrolase, which translates to MIHPRPQLLLLDFDGVLAGYARAARIAHLATHCGCDPARVRQVLFASGLETAYDGGDIATADYLQRLGAGLGAQVSEADWIAARVAGSRGDPAVIERVLALADRIGIGVLTNNGALMAQAIPQIVPALFPLLQGRVLCSGALGGRKPQAEVYRRALDHFGIAPRRALFIDDLFVNVRGARAIGMPAETASGARALRRALARHGLA; encoded by the coding sequence CTGATCCATCCGCGCCCGCAACTGCTGCTGCTCGATTTCGACGGCGTGCTGGCCGGCTACGCGCGCGCGGCGCGCATCGCGCACCTGGCTACCCACTGCGGCTGCGATCCGGCGCGGGTGCGGCAGGTGCTGTTCGCGTCCGGACTGGAAACCGCCTACGACGGCGGCGACATCGCCACCGCCGACTATCTGCAACGGCTCGGCGCGGGCCTGGGCGCACAGGTGAGCGAAGCCGACTGGATCGCCGCGCGCGTGGCCGGCAGCCGCGGCGACCCCGCCGTGATCGAACGCGTGCTGGCGCTGGCCGACAGGATCGGCATCGGCGTACTGACCAACAACGGCGCGCTGATGGCCCAGGCGATCCCGCAGATCGTGCCGGCGCTGTTCCCGCTGCTGCAGGGGCGCGTGCTGTGCAGCGGCGCACTCGGCGGACGCAAACCGCAGGCCGAGGTCTATCGGCGCGCGCTCGACCATTTCGGCATCGCCCCGCGGCGCGCCCTGTTCATCGACGACCTGTTCGTCAACGTCCGCGGCGCCCGCGCGATCGGCATGCCCGCCGAAACCGCCAGCGGCGCACGCGCCCTGCGCCGCGCACTGGCGCGGCACGGGCTTGCGTAA